The Kiritimatiellia bacterium genomic interval GGCAGCGCGACAGCATCCTGCCGCGAACCCGTCCGCCAGGAAGGAGATCCGTTGCGATGGTTGATACCTCCTCAACTTGGGCGCTCTCGCCGGACCGGCTGTTCGACCCCGATCCCGCCCAGCGCGCGCTGGCCCGGGCGTTCTACTCGCGCGTTGCGGCGCTACCGATCGTCAGTCCGCACGGCCACGTCGATCCGCGCCTGTTCGCGGATCCGGACGCAAGGTTCGGCTCACCCGCCGACCTGCTCATCATCCCGGACCACTACGTCTTCCGCATGCTGTATTCGCAGGGCGTCCGGCTAGAGGATCTCGGCGTGCCGCGGCGCGACGGCCGGCCGGTCGAAACCGATCACCGCCGCATCTGGCAGCGGTTCGCGGAGCATTTCCACCTGTTCCGCGGCACACCGTCGGGCCTGTGGCTGCAGCACGAACTGACCGAGGTGTTTGGCGTACGCCAGCCGCTCAACGGACGCACTGCGCAGTCGATCTACGATCAGATTGACGACGCGCTGCGCCGACCGGAGTTTCGCCCCCGCGCACTGTTCGAGCGCTTCAACATCGAAGTGCTCTGCACCACCGATGCGGCCAGCGATCCGCTCGCGGCCCATCAGGCGATCCGCGCCTCCGGCTGGAGCGGCCAGATCCGCCCCACCTTTCGACCCGATGCGGTGACCAATCTGCTCACGCCGGACTGGCCCGCGCAGATCGCTGCGCTCGGCGCCGCCGCGAATCGCGACATTTCGAGCTACCGCGACTTCCTCGAGGTGCTGCGCGAGCGGCGCGCGTACTTCCGCCGCATGGGTGCGACCGCGACCGACCACGGCGTCACCGAGCCGTACACCGAGCGCCTCTCCGCGGAGGAGGCGGCGACAATCTTCGAGAGGGCGCTGCGCGGACGGGCGGATCCCGAGGACGCCCGCCGGTTCACCGGCCACATGCTCATCGAAATGGCCCGTATGAGCCTCGACGACGGCCTGGTGATGCAAATCCACGCCGGCGTCTTCCGCAACCACAACCCCGCGCTCTTCGCGGAGTTCGGAGCCGACAAGGGCGCCGACATTCCACTGCCCTGCGACTTTGTGCGGGGGCTGAAGCCGCTGCTCGACGAGGTCGGCCGGGAGCCGGGCCTCACGATGATTCTGTTCACGATGGACGAAACCACCTACGCGCGCGAGCTCGCACCGCTGGCGGGCCACTATCCCGCGCTCCGGCTGGGCCCGCCGTGGTGGTTCCACGACAGCTACAACGGCATGCGCCGCTACTTCGATCAGGTGCTCGAGACCGCCGGGCTCTACAACACCGCCGGCTTCAACGACGACACGCGCGCATTCCCCTCCATTCCCGCGCGGCACGACGTCTGGCGGCGCGCCTCGTGCAACTGGCTGGCCGATCGGGTCGTTCGCGGCATCCTCCGCGAGGACGACGCCGCGGAGATGGCGGTCGAGATGGCCGTCGGGCTGGCGCGCCGCGCCTACCGGCTGCCCGACCCACGGGCCGCCGGCGGTTGACCCGACCACGGACAGCGTCGTTCAATGACCCGACGGAGGTCCACATGAGCTCTGATCCGCTGTTTTCGGTCGAGGGCAAGGTCGCGGTGCTGACGGGAGCCGGAGGTGTGCTCGTCGGCCGCATGGCGTTGGAGCTGGCACGCCGCGGGGCCACGGTGGTGGTGATGGACCGCGTTGTCGACGCCGCGCAGGCGATCGTCGAGTCCATCCGCGCCGGCGGCGGCCGCGCGGAGCCGATCATCGCGGACGTGCTCGATCGCGCGAGCCTGTTGGATGCGCTGGGCTGCGTCGAGGAGTCATACGGCCGCTGCGACATCCTCGTCAACGGTGCCGGTGGCAACCGCAAGGAGGCGACCGCGTCGCCGGAGCTGGAGTTTTTCGATCTGCCGCTCGAAGCACTGCGGTTCGTGATCGACCTGAACCTGATGGGCACGATCCTGCCCTCACAGGTGTTTGGCCGGTTGATGGCGCGGCAGAAGTCGGGGGTGATTTTGAACATTTCCTCGATGAACTCGTTCCGGCCGCTCACGCGCATCGTCGGCTACTCCGCCGCGAAGGCGGCGATCAACAACTTCACGCAGTGGCTCGCGGTGCACATGGCGAAGAACTACTCGCCGGCGATTCGAGTGAACGCGATCGCACCGGGCTTTTTCGAGACCAAACAGAACCGGTTTCTGCTGCGCGACGAAGCGACCGGCGAGCTGACCCCGCGCGGTCGCACCATTGTGGAGCACACCCCGATGGGGCGGTTCGGCGTGCCGGAAGACCTGCTCGGCACGCTGCTGTGGCTGGTCTCACCGGCCTCGGAGTTCGTCACCGGCGTCGTCGTGCCGGTGGACGGCGGCTTTTCGGCGTATAGTGGGGTATGAACGCGGCGCGCGAACCGGTGACCGGCCTCGGGTGTGTGGACCGGCTGTTGAGCGAGGCGGACGTGGCCGCGGTACTGGACCGCGCGCTGGAGCCGCTGCCCCTGGACGGCGCCCGCCTGACGGTGCTGATCCCCGACGGTACCCGCAGCGCGCCCATGCCGATGATGTTCCGGCTGTTGAACGAACGGCTCGCGCCGCGCGCGCGGCAGGTTCGTTACTTGATTGCGCTCGGCACCCACACGCCCATGCCGGAACCGGCCATCGAGCGCCTGGTGGGCGTCCCCGCCGACGAGCGCGCACACCGCTGGCCGAACGTCGAGGTGCACAACCACTTCTGGGAGAATCCCGCCACGTTCGTCGA includes:
- the uxaC gene encoding glucuronate isomerase — translated: MVDTSSTWALSPDRLFDPDPAQRALARAFYSRVAALPIVSPHGHVDPRLFADPDARFGSPADLLIIPDHYVFRMLYSQGVRLEDLGVPRRDGRPVETDHRRIWQRFAEHFHLFRGTPSGLWLQHELTEVFGVRQPLNGRTAQSIYDQIDDALRRPEFRPRALFERFNIEVLCTTDAASDPLAAHQAIRASGWSGQIRPTFRPDAVTNLLTPDWPAQIAALGAAANRDISSYRDFLEVLRERRAYFRRMGATATDHGVTEPYTERLSAEEAATIFERALRGRADPEDARRFTGHMLIEMARMSLDDGLVMQIHAGVFRNHNPALFAEFGADKGADIPLPCDFVRGLKPLLDEVGREPGLTMILFTMDETTYARELAPLAGHYPALRLGPPWWFHDSYNGMRRYFDQVLETAGLYNTAGFNDDTRAFPSIPARHDVWRRASCNWLADRVVRGILREDDAAEMAVEMAVGLARRAYRLPDPRAAGG
- a CDS encoding SDR family oxidoreductase encodes the protein MSSDPLFSVEGKVAVLTGAGGVLVGRMALELARRGATVVVMDRVVDAAQAIVESIRAGGGRAEPIIADVLDRASLLDALGCVEESYGRCDILVNGAGGNRKEATASPELEFFDLPLEALRFVIDLNLMGTILPSQVFGRLMARQKSGVILNISSMNSFRPLTRIVGYSAAKAAINNFTQWLAVHMAKNYSPAIRVNAIAPGFFETKQNRFLLRDEATGELTPRGRTIVEHTPMGRFGVPEDLLGTLLWLVSPASEFVTGVVVPVDGGFSAYSGV